The nucleotide sequence CGCTTCGGCGTCATCACTCCGGATTCAGTGGCGCCCCCGGGCTGATCGGCCGCGACGGCAGCGGCAGCTGGTGGCTGAAGGATGGCGCCGGCCGGCGCTGGCAGGGTGAGCTCCGGGATCGTCTCGTCCATCCCGGGCTGTGCGTGCTGCGTTTCGGGCGGGGTCCGGGGGCGCGCACGGTGGTGGTGCCCGCGGATGCCTGCTCACCCGAACAGCATCGACGGCTGCGGGCGGCGCTGCTGGAGCACGGGGCCGGGGAGCACGGCGGCCAAGCCAGTCAATGAAACGCCGCTGCCGCGGAAGCCTGCCCGCCAGATCCGCGCCCGCAGCGATTGGTATGCGGGCTATGCCCCCAAGTTGCACCGCTTCCGGCCGATCGAGTACTCTTCCGGCATTGCTGCACTGCGAACCATAAGCATGCCACCGCGCCCCCGCCGCGCACCCGCGCTGGCAGTACGGGGACCACAGGCTTACCCGACGAACTTCTCCATGAGCGTCACTGTCTACGGCGTCACGTGTCCGCTTGCGCCGCCGCCCGGTACGGTGGCGCCGTGAGCACGGGCGCGGCCGACAAGGAACTGGTCGAGCGGGTGAAGGCCGGTGACAAGCAGGCCTTCAACGAGCTTGTGCTCAAGTATCAGCACAAGCTGGTGAAGCTCATTTCCCGCTACGTGCATGATCACGCCGAGGCGCTGGACGTCTCCCAGGAGGCCTTCATCAAGGCCTACCGGGCGCTGCCGAACTTTCGGGGTGACAGCAGCTTCTACACATGGCTGTACCGGATCGGCATCAACACGGCAAAGAACCATCTGGTCTCCCAGGGACGGCGGCCCCCGGATAACGATATCGATGCCCAGGATGCGGAACGATACGACATCGAATCGCGTCTCAAGGATCAGGACTCGCCGGAGGCGCTGGCGCAGCGCGACGAGATCGAGCGCACCGTGCTCGAGGCCATCGAGGCGCTACCGCCGGATCTGCGCACGGCGATCAGGCTGAGGGAGCTGGAAGGTTTGACCTACGAGGAGATCGCACAGGCCATGGATTGCCCCATCGGTACGGTGCGCTCGCGAATCTTCCGGGCGCGGGATGCCATCGACCGGCGGCTGCGGCCGCTGCTGTCGAACACTGACAGGTGACGGGACTATGCGCGACGACGTACGCGAGAAACTTTCTGCGATGGCGGACGGGGAGCTCCGCTCGCACGAGATGCGCAGTCTGGCGCACCGGCTCGGCGAGGAGCCGGAGGCGGCGGCACAGCTGGAGCGTTACTTCCTGATGCGCGAGACCCTGCGCGAGGCCCTGCGGCCCCACGCCGGGCCGCCGGGTGACGACCTCGCGGCGCGCCTGCGAGCCGCGCTGGAGGACGAGCCGGTGCATATGACCGGACGCACCCGCCGGCGGCGCCTGGTGGAGGGCGTGGCCCGCCCGGTGGCTGGTGTCGCCATCGCCGCCTCCGTGGCGCTGGCGATGGTCACTCTTTGGCCCCGCTTGAGCGAATCGCCCAACCCCACGAGCGCGCCCACACTCGAGCAGCTGGCGTCGGGCAGCCTGGAGGCGGGTGCCCCGGTGTCCGGCAGCGGTTCCGGGCTTAGCCCCGTCGCCGCGGTGGGCAGCGCCGAGCAGCGACAGGACGGGACCGACCCGGAGGCCTCGCGGCAGTGGCAGCAACTCGATCCGGCGGCGCAGGAGCGATTGAATTTCTATCTCGTGAACCACAGCGAGCACTCGTCCACGGGCCGCCTCGGCGGTATGCTCAAGTACGCACGTATCGCCGGGCATGATCGTAGCGAGTAGGGCCCGCCTGGCGGCCGCCGCCTGCAGCCTGCTGTTCGGGCTCGCGCTGATCGCGGGCGCTGCCCACGCCGGCGAGCACTCCGCCCAGGCCTGGCTCGAGCGCGTCAACAGCGCGCTGCGTGACCTGAATTACACCGGCACGTTCGTCTATCGGTACGACGGCAACATCGAAAGCCTGCGCATCTGGCACAAGGCGCTGCCGGGCGGCAGCGAGCGTGAGCGGCTGCACTCCCTCAATGGCGATGCCCGCGAGATCCTCCGCGACGACGACACCGTCACCTGCATCCTCCCGGACGCCCAGTCCGTGGTCGTCGACCGGCGCCAGGCCAGCAACCCGCTCAGCGAGCTGTTGCCTGCCGACATCGCCGCCCTGCAGCCCCACTATCGCTTCAGCCTCCGGGGCGAGGGGCGGGTGGCCGGTCGGGCCGCCGTTCGCGTGATGATCGAGCCGCGGGACGACGCCCGCTACGGCTACGAGCTCTGGGTCGACCGCGACACCGGTCTGCTGCTGCGCTCGGATCTGCGCGACGACGCCGGCGAGATCCTCGAGCAGATACTGTTCGTGAGTCTCGAGGTGGTGGATTCGCTGCCGGACAGCGCGCTTGAGCCCCATCTCTCCGGCGAGGGCTTCAGCTGGGTACGGCGTTCCGTGCAGCAGCGCCCACCGGAGACCCCGGATGACAGCTGGCGCATCACCGATCTGCCGCCGGGCTTCGAGCTGCGCATGAGCGAGATGCATTCGCTGCCGGGTAGCGAGGGCATGGTGCGCCATCATGTCTACTCGGACGGTCTCGCCACGGTTTCTCTCTACGTGGACCGGCATGTCCATGAGGGTCTGCTCGAGGGGCTCTCCCGCATGGGTGCCATGAATGCCTATGGCCGGACCATCGACGGCTACCAGGCGCTGGTGGTGGGTGAGGTGCCGGCGCATACGGTCGAACGCATGGCGCGTTCGCTCGAGCATCGCGCCGGCACCGAGTGAACTTCCCGGCCACAGCCTGGAGCTGACGGCCGGCAACCGGTATGAGGGGAGGGTCTATGACCGCGATTTCGGCCACCGCCCGGGCCTGCCTGCTGGCATTGCTTTGCGGCCTGGTGCTGCCGCTGGCCGCCAGCGCCCAGCTGCCGGATTTCACCGAGCTGGTGAAAGGCAGCAGTCCGGCGGTGGTGAACATCAGCACCACGCAGGAGGTCCAGGCCGGTCGCAGCCTGCCCGGCATGCCGGATCTGCCGGAGGATCACCCCTTCCGGGACTTTCTGGACCGCTTCATGGAGGACGGCGAGCAGCCGCCACCTCAGTTCGATTCGCGGTCGCTCGGCTCAGGCTTCATCATCTCCGAGGACGGCTACATCCTCACCAACAACCATGTGGTGGAGGGTGCCAGCGAGATCGTCGTGCGTCTGAGTGATCGCCGCGAGATGGTGGCGGAGCTCGTGGGGGCGGATGAGCGCAGCGATCTGGCGCTGCTCAAGGTGGACGCCGACAACCTCCCCACCGTGGACATCGGGCAGTCGTCGACGCTGGAGGTGGGCGAGTGGGTGCTGGCCATCGGCTCGCCGTTCGGCTTCGAGTACTCGGTGACGGCCGGCATCGTCAGCGCCAAGGGCCGGAGCCTCCCCACCGAGAACTACGTGCCGTTCCTGCAGACCGACGTCGCCATCAACCCGGGCAACTCCGGTGGTCCGCTGTTCAACCTCGACGGCGAGGTGGTGGGCGTGAATTCCCACATCTACAGTCGCTCGGGGGGATTCCAGGGCGTCTCGTTCGCCATCCCCATCGAGCTGGCGATGGACGTCGTCGAGCAGCTGCGCTCGGATGGCCGGGTGACGCGGGCCTGGCTCGGGGTGCTGATCCAGGACGTGACCCGTGAGCTTGCGGAGTCCTTCGGCATGGATCGCCCGGAGGGCGCGCTGGTGGCCCAGGTCCTGCCGGAGAGCCCGGCCGCCCGGAGCGGGCTGCAGGCGGGGGACGTGATCGTCCAGTTCAATGGCCGCGAGGTGCCGATGTCGGGTTCGCTGCCACCCATGGTCGGGCGGATGCCGGTGGGCGAGACGGTGACCCTCACGGTGGTGCGGGACGGCGAGCGCCGCGAGCTCGACGTCACCCTGGAGGAGCTGCCGGAGGATGCCGGCCAGCAGCCCCGTGGCGAAGAGGGCGGCGGCCAGCAGATGCCGCCGCAGGACTCCATGCTCGACGACCTCGGGCTCGACGTGGAGCCGCTGGATCGGGAGGCGCGGGACGCGCTTGGTCTCGATGACGAGGTGGCCGGCGTCGTCGTGGTCGACGTCGGGCCGGGGGCGGCTGCCGAGGCCGGGCTGCAGCGCGGTGACGTCATCACCCGGGTCAATCGTGAGCCGGTGACGGACGTGGCCGAGCTGGAGCGTGTGCTGGCGGCGCTGGAGTCCGGCCAGAGCGTGCCGGTGCTCGTTCAGCGCCAGGACGGGCCCCGCTTTCTGGCGCTGCGGGTACCCTAGCCCCCTCGATCCACGTCCCCAGCCGCGGATGGAGGGGGCTGGCGAGGCTGCTCCCGCCGGCGGCATTTGAGCACGGCGGCACAAACCCGTATCGTCTGCGCCGGGTTAGACCGTCGCCGCAGCGGCTCCGGCCGCTGCGGCGTCTTTGATTCTGCCAACAGGGGCATCGGCCCCGGAACCGCATGGACCAGATCAGGAATTTCTCCATCATCGCGCATATCGATCACGGCAAGTCGACCCTGGCCGACCGCCTGATCGAGGGCTCGGGCTCCATGAGTCAGCGGGAGATGGGCGAGCAGATGCTCGATTCCATGGACCTGGAGCGCGAGCGGGGCATCACCATCAAGGCGCAGAGCGTCTCCCTGGAATACCAGGCACGGGATGGCCGCCGCTATCAGCTCAACTTCATCGACACCCCCGGGCACGTGGACTTCTCCTACGAGGTGAGCCGCTCGCTGTACGCCTGCGAGGGCGCCCTGCTGCTGGTGGACGCCTCCCAGGGCGTGGAGGCCCAGAGCGTGGCGAACTGCTACACGGCGGTGGAGCAGGGGCTCGAGGTCATCCCGGTGCTGAACAAGATCGACCTCCCCTCGGCGGAGCCGGACCGGGTGATCCAGCAGATCGAGGAGATCATCGGGCTGGACGGGGCGGATGTGATCCCCATCAGCGCCAAGACGGGGCAGGGGGTCGACGAGCTGCTGGAGGCCCTGGTGCAGCGCATTCCGGCGCCGAAGGGCGATCCGTCAGGGCCGCTCAAGGCCCTGATCATCGACTCCTGGTTCGATAACTACCTGGGCGTGGTCTGCCTGGTGCGCGTCTTCGACGGCGAGCTGAAGAAGGGCGACCGCATCCGCGTGATGTCCACCGGCCGCGAGTTCCAGGTGGACGAGCTCGGCATCTTCACCCCCAAGCGGACGCCCTGGAGGTCGCTCACCGCCGGGCGGGTCGGTTTCGTGGTGGCCGGCATCAAGGATATCGACGGCGCACCGGTGGGCGACACGCTGACCGATGCGCGTCGCCCCACCGAGAGCCCGGTGCCCGGCTTCAAGGTCGTGCAGCCGCGCGTGTTCGCGGGGGTGTTCCCGATCAGCGCCGATGATTACGAGGCGTTCCGCGACGCCCTCGCCAAGCTGCGCCTGAACGACGCCGCCCTGCATTTCGAGCCGGAGGTGTCCGAGGCGCTCGGCTTCGGCTTCCGTTGCGGCTTCCTGGGCATGCTCCACATGGAGATCGTGCAGGAGCGGCTGGAGCGCGAGTACGGCCTCGAGCTCATCACCACCGCGCCCACCGTGGTGCACGAGGTGGTGGACAAGGACGGCGAGGTGCACTACGTGCACAATCCCTCGCAGCTGCCGGCTCCGAATGACATCGAGGAGGTGCGCGAGCCGATCATCCTGGCCAGCATTCTCGTGCCCCAGGAATACGTCGGCAATGTCATCAAGCTCTGCGAGGAGAAGCGGGGCACGCAGAAGATGATGCAGTACGTCGGCAATCAGATCTCCCTGGAGTACGAGATGCCGATGGCCGAGGTGGTGCTGGATTTCTTCGATCGGCTGAAGTCCGCGAGCCGCGGCTATGCCTCCTTCGACTACGAGTTCCGGCGTTTCCAGGCGGAGCGGCTGGTCAAGCTCGACGTGCTGGTCAACGGCGATCGGGTGGACGCGCTGTCGGTGATCGTCCATCGCGACCAGGCGGAGTTCCGCGGCCGGGATCTCACCGAGCGGCTCAAGGAGATCATCCCGCGACAGATGTTCGAGGTGGCGATTCAGGCGGCGGTCGGCTCCAAGGTCATCGCCCGCTCCACCGTCAAGGCGCTGCGCAAGAACGTCACCGCCAAGTGCTACGGCGGTGACATCACCCGCAAGAAGAAGCTGCTGGAGAAGCAGAAGGCGGGCAAGCGCCGCATGAAGCAGGTGGGCCGGGTGGAGATCCCGCAGGATGCCTTCCTGGCCGTGCTTCAGGTGGACAGTAACAAGTAGGGCAGGGGACCCGTCGCATGCTGGATTTCGAGACCCTCCTGGTGGTCCTGACCGGGGTGACCGGCGTCGTCTGGGGCTGGGACCGGTGGCGGCGACGGCGTCGCGACCCGGAGGCGCGGGTGTCGTGGTGGGTCGATCTCGCCCGCTCCCTGTTCCCGGTGATCCTCATCGTGCTGGTGGTGCGCTCGTTCGTGGTCGAGCCTTTCCGGATCCCTTCCGGCTCGATGATCCCGACCCTGCATATCGGCGATTTCATCCTCGTCAACAAGTTCTCCTATGGATTGCGCCTGCCGGTTGGGCACCAGCTCCTGGTGCCGCTGGGCGACCCCGAGCGGGGCGACGTCGTGGTCTTCCGCTATCCGCGGGATCCGAATCAGGACTACGTCAAGCGCATCGTCGGGGTGCCCGGCGACCGCCTGCGCTACGAGGGCAAGCGCCTTTACATCAACGGCGAGGCGGTGCCGGTGGAGGCCCTCGGCAGCTGGCAGGGCGACGAAGGTGTGCGCCTGTTCCGGGAGCGGATCGGGGACGAGTGGCACCGTATGCTGGTGCATCGCGGGGCGCGCGATCGCGGCTTCACCTATGAGGTGCCCGAGGGGCAGTACTTCATGATGGGGGACAACCGCGACCGCAGCAGCGACAGCCGAATCTGGGGGCCGGTGCCCCGCGATAACCTGGTCGGGGAGGCATTCCTGATCTGGATGAGCTGGAATGGCGGTATCAACTGGGGGCGGCTGGGCGATGTCATCGAATGACGGGCCGGACGCTTTCGGGTCGACACGGGAGGTGACCATGAGCGCGAAGCGGCAGCGTGGCATGACGCTCATCGGCGTGGTGCTGGTCCTGGCCATCATCGGCCTCGCCCTGCTGGTGGCAATCCGGCTGGTGCCGGTCTATATCGAGGCATACTCGATCGCCTCGGTGATGGCCGACATCGAATCGGAGAGCCGGCTCTCCGGCAACGACCGAAACCAGTTGCGGGAGACCTTCGGCCGCCGCCTGCAGGTCAACGACATCGAGTCCGTCGGCCCGCGTGACGTGGAGTTCCGCGAGGTCGCCGGCGGGCTGGAGATGTTCGTCGAGTACGAGGTGCGCGTGGACCTGCTCGGCAATCTCGATCTCGTGGCGAGCTTCCGGCGCGACGCCGTGATCCGCAACTGACGGAGAACGAGTGACCCTGGACGACCTGCAGCAGGCGCTGGACTACCAATTTGCCGACCCGGCACTGCTGGCGCAGGCGCTCACCCACCGCAGCGCCGAGGGCGCCAACAACGAGCGCCTCGAGTTCCTCGGCGACAGCGTGTTGAACTTCGTCATCGCCGCCGAGGTGTTCCGCCTGCGGGACGGCGCCCAGGAGGGGGAGCTGAGCCGCCTGCGGGCGACCCTGGTGAACAAGAGCTCACTGGCGAAGCTCGCCCGGGAGCTTGGGCTCGGTGGCCACATCCGACTCGGCAGCGGCGAGCTCAAGAGCGGCGGCCGGCGGCGGGATTCCATCCTGGCCGATGCCCTGGAGGCGATCTTCGGCGCGGTGTATCTGGACGCCGGATTCGCCCGCTGCCGCGAGCTGATCCTCGCCCTCTACGCCGGCCGGCTGGCCGACCTGCCCAGCGTGGGGGAGCTCAAGGATCCCAAGACCCGCCTGCAGGAGTACCTGCAGTCACTGCGCCTGCCGCTGCCGGAGTACCGTGTGCTGGATGTGACCGGACGCGCCCACGACCAGACCTTTCGGGTGGTCTGCGCCATCGACGAGCTGAACGCCGCCAGCGAGGGCGCCGCCGGCAGTCGCCGGCAGGCGGAGCAGCAGGCGGCCGAGGCCCTGCTGGAGACCCTGGAACAGGAGCGCGGCCGTGGCTGAGACGCAAGCAGGCACCCTGAAATGCGGCTTCGTGGCACTGGTCGGGCGGCCCAACGTGGGCAAGTCGACGCTGCTCAACGCCCTGCTCGGGCAGAAGGTGAGCATCGTCACCCGCAAGCCCCAGACCACGCGCCACCGCATCCTCGGCATCCACAATCTGCCGGGCGCGCAGATCGCCTATGTGGACACACCGGGTCTGCACCAGGGCCGGCGCAGCGCCATGAACCGCTACCTCAACGAGGCGGCGGCGAGCGCGCTGGCCGATGTCGACGTCCTCGTGTTCGTGGTGGACGGCGGCCGCTGGACCGAGGAGGACGACGCCGTTCTGGCGCGCCTGCGTCAGGCCGAATCGCCGGTGGTGCTGGTGATCAACAAGGTGGACCGGCTGCGGGACAAGACCCGCCTGCTGCCGCTGATCGAGCGCCTGAGCGGTCTGCACGACTTCGCCGCCGTGGTGCCGATCTCCGCCGAGCGCCGGGACAACCTGCTGGCCCTGGAGGAGGAGCTGCTGCAGCGCCTGCCCGAGGGCCCGGCGCTGTTCCCCCGGGATCAGGTCACCGACCGCGGCGAGCGCTTCATGGCCGCCGAGCTGGTGCGCGAGCAGCTGATGGCCTCCCTCGGCGAGGAGCTGCCCTACGCCTCCACCGTGGAGATCGAGGCCTTCGAGCAGGAGGGCCGCCTGCGCCGCATCGCGGCGGTGATCTGGGTCGAGCGCCCCGGCCAGCGGCGCATCGTCATTGGCGAGGGCGGCAAGCGCCTCAAGCACGTCGGCCGCGCCGCGCGCCAGGAAATGGAACGCCTCTTCGACGGCCGCGTCTACCTCCAGCTCTGGGTCAAGGTCCGCGAGGGCTGGTCCGACGACGAACGCATGCTGCGCTCCCTTGGTTACGATGAAGTCTGAGCTTGTCGGGGGGATAACCGCGAAGGCGCAAAGGACGCGAAGAAGGAACGCGAAGGGGATTCAACACAAAGTCACAAAGAACACAAAGTTACACAGAGAAGGTCATGTCTTTCTTCGTGAATCCTTTGTGCCCTTTGTGTCTTTGTGTTTACTGCCTTTCCATCTCTCCGCGTTCTTGGCGCCTTCGCGGTTCATCCCAAGCGGCCCAGCCACACCGGCCACGCCCATACGATGACTGCGCGGCGGGGGGCGGAGCTGGAGCCGGCGTTTCTGCTGCATGGGCGGGCGTATCGGGATACCAGCCTGCTGCTGGAGGTGCTGGGGCGCGAGCACGGGCGGATCGGGCTGGTGGCGCGGGGCGTGCGCGGGCGGCGGTCGCGACTTGCGGGGCTGCTGCAGCCTTTCCAGCCGCTGGCCATCTCCTGGCTGGCGCGCGGAGAGCTCGGCACCCTCACCGGTGCGGAGAGTGCCGGGCGCCCGGTGATCCTCAGCGGCCGCCGTCTGGTGAGCGGGTTCTACGCCAACGAGCTGCTGCTGCGCCTGCTCGGGCGCGAGGACCCGCACCCGGGGCTGTTCAACCGCTACGGCCGGCTGCTCGACGAGCTCGCCGGCGGTACCAGTGAGGCCGTGGCGCTGCGCGGCTTCGAGCGGGATCTGTTGGCGGCCCTCGGTTACGGCCTGCCCCTCAAGCACGACACGGCCGGCGACCCGGTGGAGGCCGGGCGCTGGTACCGTTACGATCCCGCGCAGGGTGTCCTGCCGGCCGACGCCGCCGGCGGCGAGCGCGGGCTCGTCACCGGCGCCACGCTGCTCGCGCTGGCGGCGGACCAGCTCGACGACACCTCGGCACGGGCCGCGCGCGATCTCATGCGCGCGGCACTGCGCCCGCATCTCGGCGCGCGGCCCCTGAAGAGCCGCGAGCTCTACGCCCGCTACCAGACCACCGGAGAGGACAGCGATGGGGCATCATCAGGGCAGTCATGAGCCGCTCCTGGGCGTCAACGTGGATCACGTGGCGACCCTGCGCCAGGCCCGCGGCACGCGTTATCCGGACCCGGTGCAGGCGGCGCTGCTGGCCGAGCAGGCGGGTGCGGATGCGATCACCGTGCATCTGCGCGAGGACCGCCGGCACATCCAGGACCGCGACGTGCGCCTGCTCGCCGAGGTACTGCAGACCCGCATGAATCTGGAGATGGCCATGGCCGAGGAGATGCTGGCCCTGGCCGAGGACCTGCGGCCGGCGGATTGCTGCCTCGTGCCCGAGCGCCGCGAGGAGCTGACCACGGAAGGCGGCCTGGATGTGGCCGGACAGCCCGAGCGCACCGCCGAGGCCTGCGCGCGCCTGGCCGCTGCGGGTGTTCGCGTGTCGCTGTTCATCGACCCCGAGCCGGCCCAGCTGCATGCCGCCGCCGGGGCCGGCGCCCCGGTGGTGGAGCTGCACACTGGCCACTTCGCCGAGGCGTTGGAGGACGCGGCGATTCACGCCGAATTCGTGCGCCTGCGGGAGGCGGCGGTGCTCGGGCAGTCGCTGGGCCTGCAGGTCAATGCCGGTCACGGTCTGCATTACCACAATGTGGCTCCGGTGGCGGCCCTGCGCGAGATCACCGAGCTCAACATTGGCCATGCGGTGATTGCCAGGGCGCTGTTTACCGGCATCGAGGCGGCCGTGCGGGAGATGAAGCGCCTGATGCGCGAGGCCCGCCATTGAGCGTGCTCGGGGTGGGCACCGATCTGGTGGCGGTGGCGCGCATGGCGGCTCTGCATGAGCGTTACGGCGAGCGCCTCGCCCGGCGGCTGCTGGCGCCGGCGGAGCGCGAGGCCTACCGGGCGAGCCCGGCCCCCGCGGCGCTGCTCGCCCGCCGCTTCGCCGCCAAGGAGGCCGCTGCCAAGGCCCTCGGCACCGGAATCGGCGCCCACGCCGCCTTTACCGACATCGAGCTCGTTCACGACCCAGCAGGTGCCCCGCAGCTGCGCCTCCACGGCGCCGCCGCCCGCCACGCCGAAACCCTCGGCGTCCGCCGCAGCCATGTCAGCCTCAGCGACGAGCGCGACTACGCGCTGGCTTTTGTAGTTCTCGAAGACTGACCGTGAGGGAGGGATAACCGCCAAGGCGCGAAGGACGCGAAGGGAAGGCGGGGGATAAACACAAAGGCACAAAGGATTCAAAAGAAAACCATATTCTTATTTCTTTAACTTTGTGCCCTTTGTGCCTTTGTGTTGTACTCTTCCTCTCCTCGCGTCCTTCCCTTCGCGTCCTTTGCGCCTTGGCGGTTACGCCTTCTCCTGGTGCTCCCGCGCCAGGACGTAATCCAGCCACTGGCCGTTCAGGCGGTCGAGGACGCGGTTCTGTTGCTGGCGGGCGGAGAGATTGTCCAGGTCGATCCAGGACAGGGGCTGGTCCTGGCCGGCGCAGGAGAACACCGGGCGGGTGCGCTGGCCGGTGTCGGGGTCCACCTGCCACTGCAGGCACTGGGCGCAGACGCCCTTCAGCATGCACTGCATGGGGCTGCCCACCGTGCCGAAGGCATCGCAGTCCTCCGCCAGGTAAGGCTGCAGCGAGCCGGTCAGCGCCTGCTGGAAGCCCTTGAGCAGGCCGGTGCCGCCCATCACCATCACCCGGTCCACGTCCGAGAGCGGGATGCCGCCGGCCTCCGGGCCGATCTCGCCATCCCCGTAGCGGCGCACCACCTCGATCATGTCGGTGGCCACAAGGCTCGTGTCCTGCGCCCGGCGGGGCTCGATCATCGGCTCCTTCGCGGTGCACCAGATAATCTGATCCGCGCCTGCCTCGAGCTCGTCCTGGTGGTCGACATCGCCCGCGGCACCGAAGGCCGCCACGTACAGCACCCGGTTGCCTGCGGCCCGCAGGGCGGCGCCGATGTCGAGCATCACCGCGGCGCCCCAGCGCCCGGCCACCACCATGATGGTGCGCCCCGTGGGCATGTCCGTGGGTGCGCCGGTGGGGCCCATGAGCACCACCGGGTCGCCGGGCTCGAGCCGCCCCACCAGTCGCGGGCCCGCGCCCCACTGCAGCACCATCAGGCGGATGCAGTCGTCCTTGACGCCGGTACCAGAGACCGTGAGCAGCGGCACCTGCAGCCGTGTGCCTTCGAGCACCGGGCTCAGGGACTCGTAGGTCTGCAGGCGGAAGAACTGCCCGGCGCGGAAGTTGCGCGCCGCCATGGGTGCCTTGACCCAGATCTCCACCATGGCCGGGTTGTCGCGTCGCACCTCGACCACCCGCGCGCGCA is from Spiribacter halobius and encodes:
- the pdxJ gene encoding pyridoxine 5'-phosphate synthase yields the protein MGHHQGSHEPLLGVNVDHVATLRQARGTRYPDPVQAALLAEQAGADAITVHLREDRRHIQDRDVRLLAEVLQTRMNLEMAMAEEMLALAEDLRPADCCLVPERREELTTEGGLDVAGQPERTAEACARLAAAGVRVSLFIDPEPAQLHAAAGAGAPVVELHTGHFAEALEDAAIHAEFVRLREAAVLGQSLGLQVNAGHGLHYHNVAPVAALREITELNIGHAVIARALFTGIEAAVREMKRLMREARH
- the acpS gene encoding holo-ACP synthase, with translation MAALHERYGERLARRLLAPAEREAYRASPAPAALLARRFAAKEAAAKALGTGIGAHAAFTDIELVHDPAGAPQLRLHGAAARHAETLGVRRSHVSLSDERDYALAFVVLED